A genomic segment from Salvelinus alpinus chromosome 8, SLU_Salpinus.1, whole genome shotgun sequence encodes:
- the LOC139582904 gene encoding myb/SANT-like DNA-binding domain-containing protein 4 isoform X1, which translates to MATRAAYFSPSEAQILMEAYEEVKDIIKKKGNTATVIKQREKAWQSIADRLNALNMNGPKRTWQQVKIKYKNILQNAVKKNTHRQGTGGGSPKADLTPAEDMALELNKGRPVLEGIPGGKETSIGSSQDATRFIQVSGSTVFLLEPPAQAPDDADPGEGPSAAATAHDGDDDEEETISLDSRRHEDPDAIQWENQPGNISSQAIRKLYGNHLRRQIELADIDIQYKKKKMENLALESEIKMRTIRKLDLEIKKLEREVRYAFNVHCMLTVTQMY; encoded by the exons atggcaactagagccgcgtacttttccccgtcggaagcacaaatcctcatggaggcatacgaggaggtaaaagatataattaagaagaaaggcaacaccgccacagtgataaagcaaagagaaaaagcgtggcaaagtattgcagaccgcctgaatgc attaaacatgaacgggccaaaacggacatggcagcaggtcaaaatcaaatacaagaacattctgcagaatg cagtgaaaaagaatacccacagacaaggcacgggtggtgggtcaccaaaggctgaccttaccccagcagaggacatggccttggagctaaataaaggcaggcccgtcttagaggggatccctggggggaaagagacgagcataggttcctcccaagatgccacccgcttcattcaag tgtctggcagcactgtgttcctgttagagccaccagcacaagcaccagacgatgctgatcca ggtgaaggccccagtgcagcagcaacagcacatgatggagacgatgatgaggaggagaccatctctctggattccagaaggcatgag gacccagatgctatacagtgggaaaaccagcctggcaacata agctcacaagctatcagaaagttgtatggcaaccacctccggcgccaaatagaactggcagacatagacattcagtacaagaagaaaaagatggaaaatcttgcactggagtccgaaataaaaatgaggacaattaggaaactggaccttgaaataaaaaaacttgagagggaggtgagatatgccttcaatgtacactgtatgctaactgtaacacaaatgtattaa
- the LOC139582904 gene encoding myb/SANT-like DNA-binding domain-containing protein 4 isoform X2: MATRAAYFSPSEAQILMEAYEEVKDIIKKKGNTATVIKQREKAWQSIADRLNALNMNGPKRTWQQVKIKYKNILQNAVKKNTHRQGTGGGSPKADLTPAEDMALELNKGRPVLEGIPGGKETSIGSSQDATRFIQVSGSTVFLLEPPAQAPDDADPGEGPSAAATAHDGDDDEEETISLDSRRHEDPDAIQWENQPGNISSQAIRKLYGNHLRRQIELADIDIQYKKKKMENLALESEIKMRTIRKLDLEIKKLERELQEDDTAQNKN, encoded by the exons atggcaactagagccgcgtacttttccccgtcggaagcacaaatcctcatggaggcatacgaggaggtaaaagatataattaagaagaaaggcaacaccgccacagtgataaagcaaagagaaaaagcgtggcaaagtattgcagaccgcctgaatgc attaaacatgaacgggccaaaacggacatggcagcaggtcaaaatcaaatacaagaacattctgcagaatg cagtgaaaaagaatacccacagacaaggcacgggtggtgggtcaccaaaggctgaccttaccccagcagaggacatggccttggagctaaataaaggcaggcccgtcttagaggggatccctggggggaaagagacgagcataggttcctcccaagatgccacccgcttcattcaag tgtctggcagcactgtgttcctgttagagccaccagcacaagcaccagacgatgctgatcca ggtgaaggccccagtgcagcagcaacagcacatgatggagacgatgatgaggaggagaccatctctctggattccagaaggcatgag gacccagatgctatacagtgggaaaaccagcctggcaacata agctcacaagctatcagaaagttgtatggcaaccacctccggcgccaaatagaactggcagacatagacattcagtacaagaagaaaaagatggaaaatcttgcactggagtccgaaataaaaatgaggacaattaggaaactggaccttgaaataaaaaaacttgagagggag ctccaagaagatgacacagctcaaaataaaaattag